A part of Cystobacter ferrugineus genomic DNA contains:
- a CDS encoding response regulator: MTSKILIVEDSKASRELISATVESIPGLEAIATSSGLEALKLLPQHTFALIITDINMPDINGLELIRFVKTHPSLRDTPLFIVSTEGREKDRDRGLALGAAEYLVKPFSPQSLEGLVRRYLKLE, from the coding sequence ATGACGTCCAAGATTCTCATCGTGGAGGATTCCAAGGCCTCGCGGGAGTTGATCTCCGCGACGGTGGAGTCCATCCCCGGGCTGGAGGCCATCGCCACCAGCAGCGGTCTGGAGGCACTCAAGCTGCTGCCCCAGCACACCTTCGCGCTCATCATCACCGACATCAACATGCCCGACATCAACGGGCTGGAGCTCATCCGCTTCGTCAAGACCCACCCCTCCCTGCGCGACACGCCCCTGTTCATCGTCTCCACCGAGGGCCGCGAGAAGGACCGCGACCGGGGACTGGCGTTGGGGGCGGCGGAGTACCTCGTCAAACCCTTCTCCCCGCAGAGCCTGGAAGGGCTCGTGCGGCGCTACCTCAAGCTCGAGTGA
- a CDS encoding M17 family peptidase N-terminal domain-containing protein, whose product MNVSAHELGLGGLDSLADVDALCLFVGEDDRPLPGTAGYVDWRLCGTLSRVLQSGFFVGAQDDSLLLPTDGRFSVPRVFVMGLGRRRGLDSSSLGEALASAGKVLTRAKVESVALEVPGQEALDESVRLSALQERFLPAFHGRKVAVLADKELARRLSGRKG is encoded by the coding sequence GTGAACGTCTCCGCGCACGAGCTGGGCCTGGGTGGGTTGGACTCGCTGGCGGACGTGGACGCCCTGTGCCTCTTCGTGGGCGAGGACGACCGGCCCCTGCCCGGCACCGCCGGCTACGTGGACTGGCGCCTGTGCGGCACCCTGTCGCGCGTGCTCCAGTCCGGCTTCTTCGTGGGTGCCCAGGACGACTCGCTCCTCTTGCCCACCGATGGCCGCTTCAGCGTCCCCCGCGTCTTCGTCATGGGCCTGGGACGGCGGCGGGGTCTGGACTCCTCCTCCCTGGGCGAGGCGCTCGCCTCCGCGGGCAAGGTGCTCACCCGGGCGAAGGTGGAGTCGGTCGCCCTGGAAGTTCCCGGGCAGGAGGCACTGGACGAGTCCGTCCGCCTCTCGGCCCTCCAGGAGCGCTTCCTCCCGGCCTTCCATGGAAGGAAGGTCGCCGTGCTGGCGGACAAGGAACTCGCTCGCAGACTCTCCGGCCGCAAGGGGTGA
- the nusB gene encoding transcription antitermination factor NusB: protein MGARRTARERALQALYQMEMTPGSVHDALEAAWAAAEVTNKEPEAVKFARELTEGVMAHRAEIDRLIEQHSHNWRLDRMSRIDRNVLRLGVFELKYRPDIPKKVSLNEAVELGKNFGTEESSAFVNGLLDRVAVALGKQ, encoded by the coding sequence ATGGGTGCGCGCAGAACGGCACGCGAGCGGGCCCTCCAGGCGCTCTACCAGATGGAGATGACCCCGGGCTCCGTCCATGATGCCCTGGAAGCGGCCTGGGCCGCCGCCGAGGTGACGAACAAGGAGCCCGAGGCGGTGAAGTTCGCCCGCGAGCTCACCGAGGGCGTCATGGCGCACCGCGCGGAGATCGACCGGCTCATCGAGCAGCACAGCCACAACTGGCGCCTGGATCGCATGTCGCGCATCGACCGCAACGTGCTGCGCCTGGGCGTCTTCGAGCTGAAGTACCGCCCGGACATCCCCAAGAAGGTGTCGCTCAACGAGGCGGTGGAGCTCGGCAAGAACTTCGGCACCGAGGAGTCCAGCGCCTTCGTCAACGGCCTGCTGGATCGCGTGGCCGTCGCCCTGGGGAAGCAGTGA
- the ribH gene encoding 6,7-dimethyl-8-ribityllumazine synthase, producing MPRYIEGDFLPPKGRFAICVARFNAFITEELVKGALDTLVRHGVADGDIDVFRCPGTYELPALTRRVSETRAYVGIITLGAVIRGGTPHFDYVSGECTKGIGQVAFTSQAAVTFGVLTCDTVEQAIDRAGVKAGNKGSEAAAACIEMVNLHAKLATLTDGKRS from the coding sequence ATGCCTCGCTACATCGAAGGTGACTTCCTCCCCCCCAAGGGCCGCTTCGCCATCTGCGTGGCCCGCTTCAACGCGTTCATCACCGAGGAGCTGGTGAAGGGCGCGTTGGACACGCTGGTCCGCCACGGCGTCGCCGACGGGGATATCGACGTATTCCGTTGTCCGGGCACCTATGAGCTGCCCGCGCTCACGCGGCGCGTGTCGGAGACGCGCGCGTACGTGGGCATCATCACCCTGGGTGCCGTCATCCGCGGCGGCACGCCCCACTTCGACTACGTGTCGGGCGAGTGCACCAAGGGCATCGGCCAGGTGGCCTTCACCTCGCAGGCGGCCGTCACCTTCGGCGTGCTCACGTGCGACACGGTGGAGCAGGCGATCGACCGGGCGGGCGTGAAGGCCGGCAACAAGGGCTCGGAAGCGGCCGCGGCGTGCATCGAGATGGTCAACCTCCATGCGAAGCTCGCCACGCTGACGGACGGGAAGAGGAGCTGA
- the ribB gene encoding 3,4-dihydroxy-2-butanone-4-phosphate synthase, protein MARGKQHESDSISLVEKALAEIRKGRMVILTDDEDRENEGDLVMAAEKVTPQDINFMATHGRGLICLALDEERIRRLNLPLMVQDNTSSFQTAFTVSIEASQGVSTGISAADRAHTIQVAVAPNARPSDLARPGHVFPLRARQGGVLVRTGQTEGSVDLARMAGLRPAGVICEIMNPDGTMSRRPDLVKFARKHQMVLLSVADIIRYRLERERLVRRLEETTLERRGQGSFRAYTYGSDVDSAVHVAMVKGDLSGREPVLTRVHRTCLAGDVLGSAGCECGVQLERAFQAIHEAGRGVIVFLQGATAQKNRLRCTHVSNEELVPGHKDQTRLREFGVGAQILKDLGLTRLRLLTNNPKKIVGLESYSLEVVEQVPLTPAAPPTRRVAARRPPRGRQAS, encoded by the coding sequence ATGGCGCGCGGCAAGCAGCACGAGTCGGACAGCATCTCCCTGGTGGAGAAGGCGCTCGCGGAGATCCGCAAGGGCCGCATGGTCATCCTCACGGATGACGAGGACCGGGAGAACGAGGGCGACCTCGTCATGGCGGCGGAGAAGGTGACGCCCCAGGACATCAACTTCATGGCCACCCACGGGCGTGGGCTCATCTGCCTGGCGCTCGACGAGGAACGCATCCGGCGGCTCAACCTGCCCCTCATGGTGCAGGACAACACCTCGTCCTTCCAGACGGCCTTCACCGTCTCCATCGAGGCCTCCCAGGGTGTCTCCACGGGCATCTCCGCCGCGGACCGCGCCCACACCATCCAGGTGGCCGTGGCGCCGAACGCCAGGCCGTCGGACCTCGCGCGGCCCGGGCATGTCTTCCCCCTGCGTGCCCGGCAGGGTGGGGTGCTCGTGCGCACCGGCCAGACCGAGGGCAGCGTGGACCTGGCGCGCATGGCGGGACTGCGCCCCGCGGGCGTCATCTGCGAGATCATGAACCCGGACGGCACCATGTCGCGCCGGCCGGACCTGGTGAAGTTCGCCCGCAAGCACCAGATGGTGCTCCTGTCCGTGGCCGACATCATCCGCTACCGCCTGGAGCGCGAGCGGCTCGTGCGGCGGCTCGAGGAGACGACGCTGGAGCGTCGCGGCCAGGGCAGCTTCCGGGCCTACACCTACGGCAGTGACGTGGACAGCGCGGTGCACGTGGCCATGGTCAAGGGAGATCTGTCCGGCCGCGAGCCGGTGCTCACCCGCGTCCACCGCACCTGCCTGGCGGGGGACGTGCTGGGCAGCGCCGGGTGCGAGTGTGGGGTGCAGCTCGAGCGGGCCTTCCAGGCCATCCACGAGGCCGGGCGGGGGGTCATCGTCTTCCTGCAGGGGGCCACGGCGCAGAAGAACCGGCTGCGCTGCACCCATGTCTCCAACGAGGAGCTGGTGCCCGGACACAAGGATCAGACGCGCCTGCGCGAGTTCGGCGTGGGGGCGCAGATCCTCAAGGACCTGGGGCTCACCCGGCTGCGCCTGCTCACCAACAATCCCAAGAAGATCGTGGGGTTGGAGAGCTACTCGCTGGAGGTGGTGGAGCAGGTGCCGCTCACCCCGGCCGCCCCGCCCACCCGGCGCGTGGCCGCTCGCCGGCCCCCCCGGGGCCGCCAGGCCTCCTGA
- a CDS encoding riboflavin synthase, whose translation MFTGLIQDIGVVERVIPGGMTDLWIRTALGARDFALGESIAVDGACLTVVERAGDSFRVQAAPETLRRTTLGDRQPGSRVNLERALALGDRLGGHLVAGHVDAVSEVLETRAEGGSWVMVFRLPAELAPFFIEKGSVAIDGISLTVNSVGTDRFSVQLIPETQERTTLRSRGVGERVNLEGDMIGKYVARLVSLRQGPGGGLSEAVIKAAGFGG comes from the coding sequence ATGTTCACCGGACTCATCCAGGACATCGGCGTGGTGGAGCGGGTCATCCCCGGAGGGATGACGGACCTGTGGATTCGCACGGCGCTGGGGGCTCGCGACTTCGCGCTCGGGGAATCGATCGCGGTGGATGGCGCCTGCCTCACCGTGGTGGAGCGCGCGGGAGACTCCTTCCGCGTCCAGGCCGCCCCGGAGACGCTGCGGCGCACCACCCTGGGGGACCGGCAGCCGGGCTCGCGCGTCAACCTCGAGCGGGCGCTCGCCCTGGGAGACCGGCTGGGCGGCCACCTCGTCGCCGGCCACGTGGACGCGGTGAGCGAGGTGCTGGAGACGCGCGCCGAGGGCGGTTCGTGGGTGATGGTGTTCCGCCTCCCCGCCGAGCTCGCCCCGTTCTTCATCGAGAAGGGCTCGGTGGCCATCGACGGCATCAGCCTCACCGTCAACTCGGTGGGCACGGATCGCTTCAGCGTCCAGCTCATCCCCGAGACGCAGGAGCGCACCACGCTGCGCTCGCGGGGCGTGGGCGAGCGGGTGAACCTGGAAGGCGACATGATTGGCAAGTACGTGGCGCGGCTCGTGTCGCTGCGCCAGGGCCCGGGCGGCGGGCTCTCCGAGGCGGTCATCAAGGCGGCGGGCTTCGGCGGTTGA
- a CDS encoding terpene synthase family protein has translation MRTIPLPPLSLPFPQKLNPHNLQAWPHTVEWVKRFHLLPEKVIPHFRTLDYHWLSAYAFPEANLEQLILINDCMTAFYLFDKHWDDAPPEALESMQASLLAALWGRPPGDTPEGPLENAMRDMRRRMMKFSTDAWMTRFCESLEAYFKACVWEAKNKSNHQVPDVATYIREREATGAVQPSFELAGVLGLVQIPPSVLEEPTIKRLNQLANHEITLFNDLISLEKEMRVGDMHNLVFIIQNEQKCSLEEAMRQAAKMHDDEVLEFLELETRLPTWGEPLDTEVRRYVDVLRCWMRANMDWSLMSERYKAPAA, from the coding sequence ATGAGAACGATTCCCCTTCCCCCACTCAGTCTGCCGTTCCCCCAGAAGCTCAATCCGCACAACCTGCAGGCCTGGCCGCACACGGTGGAGTGGGTGAAGCGCTTCCACCTGTTGCCGGAAAAGGTGATCCCCCACTTCCGCACGCTCGACTACCACTGGCTGTCCGCGTACGCCTTCCCGGAGGCGAACCTCGAGCAGTTGATCCTCATCAACGACTGCATGACGGCGTTCTACCTCTTCGACAAGCACTGGGACGACGCTCCGCCGGAGGCGCTCGAGTCGATGCAGGCCTCGCTGCTCGCGGCGCTGTGGGGCCGGCCGCCGGGAGACACCCCGGAGGGTCCGCTCGAGAACGCGATGCGCGACATGCGGCGGCGGATGATGAAGTTCAGCACCGATGCGTGGATGACGCGCTTCTGCGAGAGCCTCGAGGCCTACTTCAAGGCCTGTGTCTGGGAGGCCAAGAACAAGAGCAACCACCAGGTGCCCGACGTGGCCACCTACATCCGCGAGCGCGAGGCGACGGGCGCGGTGCAGCCCAGCTTCGAGCTGGCGGGGGTGCTCGGGCTCGTCCAGATTCCTCCGAGCGTGCTGGAGGAGCCGACCATCAAGCGGCTCAACCAGCTGGCCAACCACGAAATCACCCTGTTCAACGATCTCATCTCCCTGGAGAAGGAGATGCGCGTCGGGGACATGCACAACCTCGTCTTCATCATCCAGAACGAGCAGAAGTGCTCGCTGGAGGAGGCCATGCGGCAGGCGGCCAAGATGCACGACGACGAGGTGCTCGAGTTCCTCGAGCTGGAGACCCGGCTGCCCACGTGGGGCGAGCCCCTGGACACCGAGGTGCGGCGCTACGTCGACGTGCTGCGGTGCTGGATGCGCGCCAACATGGACTGGTCGCTGATGTCCGAGCGGTACAAGGCCCCCGCGGCCTGA